Below is a genomic region from Desulfobacter sp..
TGCAAGATCAAGCTGGTCAAGACAGTCCAGGACCTCGGCCGTGGAAATCCGCATGCCGTCGACCCTGCAGCAGGAGACAAATTCAAGGACAAGGGTGTCCAAACCTTAAGCCTTTACCAGATCCCGGATTTGTGACCTGACCACCGTGTAATCGCTCTTGTGTTTGCACAGGGTATTTAAGGTGAGATCCAGAATCTCAGGGGTCAGACTCTGTTTTTTGAGAATCATCAAGGATTTTGCCCAGTCAATGGTTTCTGAAATACAGGGTTTTTTCTTAAGATCCAGTTCCCGGATGGCGGCCACGGTTTCCACCACCTGGTTTAAAAGCCGCTCTCCGATTTTGGGCAGTTTTTTGGCCACAATCTCTTTTTCGGTTTCCATGTCTGGATAATCAATATAAATATGGATGCATCTTCTTTTCAGGGCATCGCTCATATCCCTGTAATTGTTGGAGGTCAGAAAAACAAAGGGCTGGGTCCTGGCCTGGATGGTGCCGATTTCAGGGATGGTGACCTGGAAATCTGAAAGCAATTCCAAAAGAAAGGCTTCAAACTCGGGATCGGATTTGTCAATTTCATCCACCAGCAACACCACCGGGGTTTTTGAAGAAATGGCTGCCAGCAGAGGCCGGGTCTGGATAAACCGGTCTGAAAAAAAGGCATCCTCGTGTCGGGCAATCTCGTCAACGGCCCGGGCCAGGCTTGAAGAGGCAGAAACCACCTCATTTATCTTTTCCTTGAGCATCTGGGTGTAGAGCAATTGCTTGGCATAGGCCCATTCATAGAGCGCCTTGGATTCATCCAGCCCTTCATAACATTGGAGCCGTATCATCTCCCGGTCCAGGCAAAGCCCAACGCTTTTGGCCAGCTCTGTTTTTCCCACGCCGGCAGGACCCTCCACCAGCACGGTTTTTTTTGCTTCCTGGGCCAGATAAATAATGGTGGCAATCTCCCTGGACGGAATATACCCCGAAGCCTCCAGCCGCCTATGAACATCCGACACACCCTTGAACATCATTTTTTATTCCCTTCGCCTGTTTACCATTCTAAAACGCATTAGATACCAATTATGGGAATAAAGGGCAAGAATATGATTTTTTGTATGGGGTTAAACAATAAATATGCCCAATCCCCATAATCTTCATTACAATTTTCAGGCCCGGCCGATGGTGGTCATTGTCTGGTAATCGGTCTGGCTCATGGACTGGAGCATATTGATCAAATTAGAGAT
It encodes:
- a CDS encoding MoxR family ATPase, with the protein product MMFKGVSDVHRRLEASGYIPSREIATIIYLAQEAKKTVLVEGPAGVGKTELAKSVGLCLDREMIRLQCYEGLDESKALYEWAYAKQLLYTQMLKEKINEVVSASSSLARAVDEIARHEDAFFSDRFIQTRPLLAAISSKTPVVLLVDEIDKSDPEFEAFLLELLSDFQVTIPEIGTIQARTQPFVFLTSNNYRDMSDALKRRCIHIYIDYPDMETEKEIVAKKLPKIGERLLNQVVETVAAIRELDLKKKPCISETIDWAKSLMILKKQSLTPEILDLTLNTLCKHKSDYTVVRSQIRDLVKA